The following coding sequences lie in one Alloacidobacterium dinghuense genomic window:
- a CDS encoding radical SAM protein, producing MPVEQHTEQASNFRLDVPLHNLLTQPSAPPMGLYPVGKPETFPEPVFPQRPELLGPVEISNDWVPPEKRKYSPGQIYHAMQGWLFPYIRSRVTKGDFHPLIAYLFTEFKCNLDCHYCWAFDNKVKGMTEDTAKRSIDWLHGTGCRVLAYMGGEPLLRPDFIQKITYYAAKKDFWIYLPTNARLLRTEVIDKLADAGMSTFNIAVDAVDIKPGLPKALAPIRKQFDYLVRKQYGYGYSVFLNINICRNNLDDVRELTEIARDCGVATDYHINESPLLEQDEHFKHADNNVTYITKDDWPLVEETIQWLTEKQDSGYKMVNSNSRLWQMVDFMKGNHFPWNCRAGQNSMIIRVDGTLAPCFPMYTASYDWGVVGDHKFETKQLDHQKETCQTHCFSTLNHILGWCYNDQRVIKYFFKQLAHGFQGVKGQM from the coding sequence ATGCCTGTTGAGCAACATACGGAACAAGCTTCAAATTTTCGACTCGATGTACCGTTACACAATCTCCTGACTCAACCTTCTGCACCACCGATGGGGCTGTATCCAGTAGGCAAGCCAGAAACATTTCCCGAGCCGGTCTTTCCGCAGCGTCCAGAGTTGCTGGGGCCCGTTGAAATAAGCAACGACTGGGTCCCGCCAGAAAAACGCAAGTATTCGCCCGGTCAGATTTATCACGCGATGCAGGGCTGGCTTTTCCCCTACATTCGATCGCGCGTTACGAAGGGCGATTTCCATCCTCTGATTGCCTATCTGTTTACCGAGTTCAAGTGCAACCTGGATTGCCACTATTGCTGGGCCTTCGACAACAAGGTCAAAGGCATGACTGAAGACACAGCGAAGCGGTCGATCGATTGGCTGCACGGCACCGGCTGCCGGGTGCTCGCTTACATGGGCGGCGAGCCTCTTCTGCGGCCAGACTTTATTCAAAAAATCACTTACTACGCGGCAAAGAAGGACTTCTGGATTTACCTGCCCACCAATGCCCGTTTGTTGCGCACCGAAGTTATCGATAAGCTTGCGGATGCTGGCATGTCGACCTTCAACATCGCTGTGGATGCGGTCGATATTAAGCCCGGTCTTCCGAAGGCCCTTGCCCCGATTCGTAAGCAGTTCGATTATCTCGTCCGCAAGCAATACGGTTACGGCTATTCGGTCTTCCTCAACATCAATATTTGCCGCAATAACCTCGACGACGTGCGGGAGCTCACGGAGATCGCACGCGATTGCGGTGTCGCCACTGATTATCACATCAATGAATCGCCATTGCTTGAACAGGACGAGCACTTCAAGCATGCAGACAACAACGTAACCTATATTACGAAGGACGACTGGCCGTTGGTGGAAGAGACGATTCAATGGCTGACAGAAAAGCAGGATTCGGGCTACAAGATGGTGAACTCGAATTCCCGACTTTGGCAGATGGTCGACTTCATGAAGGGCAACCACTTTCCATGGAATTGCCGCGCCGGACAAAATTCCATGATTATTCGCGTTGATGGGACGCTGGCGCCGTGTTTTCCGATGTACACTGCCAGCTATGACTGGGGAGTTGTGGGCGACCACAAGTTCGAGACGAAACAACTCGACCACCAGAAGGAAACCTGTCAGACCCATTGCTTTTCGACGCTGAACCACATTCTGGGCTGGTGCTACAACGACCAGCGGGTGATCAAGTACTTCTTTAAGCAGCTCGCCCACGGGTTCCAGGGAGTGAAGGGGCAGATGTAG
- a CDS encoding activator of (R)-2-hydroxyglutaryl-CoA dehydratase: MPAAEIVQTDFEVEIQARIDAERARLRAEAGLARMREFKKPVERTFTGAERDYVTILFGGLTWKHEEMIKAVFHGSGYRCENIPTPIVADFQAGKEFGNNGQCNPTYFTVGNLVRYLQGLEQQGMTKQQIIDNYVFFTAGSCGPCRFGMYEAEYRFALKNSGFDGFRVLLFQQTDGIKAASGEPGLKFSVDFGMGMLNALNLGDVLNELVYQVRPFEVRKGETDKVIQQAAKTLTDTLRDRKRWHINDAAPSWAKPFLAKHDKIAGIGCTLGKVAHNLYGKEYVDALHACRDSINAIEVDRLRVKPVIKITGEFWAQTTEGDGNFNMFAFLEREGAQVLVEPIATWIAYMMYVAKEGAKARAGAEAPYRDPKWFELKKRFANEFKLFKKTGGLSAGSAMWNYFYHRTIKHMGDTAHHLIPQKELSRLAHPFYHQLARGGEGYMEVGKNVYYTVNHLCHMVLALKPFGCMPSTQSDGVQSRVVNKFKDMIFLPIETSGEGEVNAHSRVQMALAEAKAKARAEFDNVLTQTGKSLDDLRDYVDSHPELKHALYKVPHREGVAGTAAQFAWHVSDLMNRDRSYRRQPRVSLATSQVA; this comes from the coding sequence ATGCCAGCTGCAGAAATCGTTCAAACCGATTTTGAGGTTGAGATTCAGGCTCGTATTGATGCAGAACGTGCGCGGCTTCGTGCGGAAGCAGGATTGGCGCGTATGCGTGAGTTTAAGAAACCGGTGGAGCGTACATTTACGGGAGCAGAGCGCGACTATGTGACGATTCTTTTCGGCGGCCTCACTTGGAAACACGAGGAAATGATCAAGGCCGTTTTTCACGGAAGCGGCTATCGCTGTGAAAACATTCCGACTCCTATAGTTGCCGATTTCCAGGCAGGGAAGGAATTCGGAAACAACGGCCAGTGCAACCCAACGTACTTTACCGTGGGCAACCTCGTGCGTTACCTGCAAGGCCTTGAGCAGCAGGGTATGACGAAGCAGCAGATCATCGACAACTACGTCTTCTTCACCGCCGGCTCCTGCGGTCCGTGCCGCTTCGGCATGTACGAAGCTGAGTATCGCTTTGCGCTGAAGAATTCGGGCTTCGATGGATTTCGCGTTCTGCTGTTCCAGCAGACCGATGGCATCAAGGCCGCGAGCGGTGAGCCAGGGCTGAAATTCAGCGTCGATTTCGGGATGGGCATGCTCAACGCGCTCAATCTCGGCGATGTGCTGAACGAACTGGTCTACCAGGTTCGTCCCTTCGAAGTGAGGAAGGGTGAGACAGATAAGGTCATTCAGCAGGCGGCAAAAACACTGACAGATACCCTGCGTGATAGAAAGCGCTGGCACATTAACGATGCGGCGCCATCCTGGGCGAAGCCTTTTCTTGCGAAACACGACAAGATCGCGGGCATTGGCTGCACATTGGGCAAGGTTGCGCACAATCTCTACGGCAAAGAGTATGTGGACGCTCTCCATGCCTGCCGCGACAGCATCAACGCCATCGAAGTAGATCGTCTCCGCGTAAAGCCGGTTATTAAAATTACCGGCGAATTCTGGGCGCAAACGACCGAAGGCGATGGCAATTTCAACATGTTCGCGTTCCTCGAGCGAGAAGGTGCGCAGGTTCTGGTCGAGCCCATCGCCACCTGGATCGCCTACATGATGTACGTTGCTAAGGAAGGCGCCAAAGCTCGCGCTGGCGCTGAAGCGCCATATCGCGATCCCAAGTGGTTTGAACTCAAGAAGCGCTTTGCGAATGAATTCAAGCTCTTCAAGAAAACCGGTGGCCTCAGTGCGGGCAGCGCAATGTGGAACTACTTCTACCATCGCACTATCAAGCACATGGGGGACACGGCGCACCATCTCATTCCGCAAAAAGAACTGTCCCGTTTGGCGCATCCGTTCTATCACCAACTTGCGCGCGGTGGAGAGGGTTACATGGAAGTGGGCAAGAATGTCTACTACACCGTGAATCATCTCTGCCATATGGTGTTGGCGCTGAAACCCTTCGGATGCATGCCTTCAACGCAGTCGGATGGCGTTCAGTCGAGAGTCGTCAACAAGTTCAAGGACATGATCTTTCTGCCTATCGAAACTTCCGGTGAGGGCGAAGTCAACGCGCACAGCCGCGTACAGATGGCGTTGGCAGAAGCGAAGGCGAAGGCGCGGGCGGAATTCGATAACGTGCTGACGCAAACGGGCAAATCACTGGATGATCTGCGCGACTATGTCGATTCACATCCCGAACTGAAGCATGCGCTGTATAAAGTCCCGCATCGCGAAGGCGTGGCTGGAACGGCGGCGCAGTTCGCATGGCATGTCAGCGACCTCATGAATCGCGACAGAAGCTATCGTCGTCAGCCGCGCGTCTCGCTGGCCACATCGCAGGTGGCGTGA
- a CDS encoding sigma 54-interacting transcriptional regulator, whose translation MREDGSHAGVSLIADSRGQGLISPIDLSSGEHSAYRWVHEYQRPLVIGSVASETRFTDTLEWFRSNGDRSICVLPFSTALRRLGAICVGRSTENAFSEEEISLLTLAVDYAALALDDRLHFAASEKAGLQLENERTKLKLILDLNNSVVSNLELKQLIRAISPSIRNVMQLDAVALMLPTSDNGCLEVYALDFPDSKGTIRPGVMVSPDGLPGQVFRSGKLWVGDISEERTKTDDRKLTSQEGFQATCFLPLVRSSRALGVLSVARLRKDSFTEQDVDFLLQIAGQVAIAIDNALAYHKISELSDKLAQEKLYLEDEIRSELNFEEIVGNSTILRKVLRQVEAVAPTDSTVLIYGETGSGKELIARAVHKLSMRKSHAFVKLNCAAIPTGLLESELFGHEKGAFTGAIAQRIGRFELASQGTIFLDEVGEIPLDLQPKLLRVLQEREFERLGSSRTVHTNARLIAATNRDLNAMVDNQRFRSDLFYRLNVFPIYVPPLRERTEDIPFLVRHFAQHFDRLMKRQIETISSETMNALVRYPWPGNIRELQNVIERAVILSSGKELKVPIADLKPRSGDSGGSNGMMTLEEMERRHILYVLNQTNWVFSGPNGAAAKLGMKRPTLQFRMRKLGISRPSRQ comes from the coding sequence ATGCGAGAAGATGGTTCGCACGCTGGCGTGAGCCTGATTGCTGACAGCAGAGGCCAAGGATTAATTTCCCCGATCGATCTAAGTTCAGGTGAGCATTCAGCATACCGCTGGGTCCATGAATATCAGAGGCCGTTGGTGATCGGTTCTGTTGCGTCTGAGACACGGTTTACAGATACGTTGGAGTGGTTTCGGTCGAATGGAGACCGGTCAATTTGTGTTCTCCCGTTTAGTACAGCGCTTCGCCGTTTGGGAGCGATATGTGTCGGCCGTTCTACTGAAAATGCCTTCTCTGAAGAGGAAATTTCCCTTCTTACGCTGGCTGTAGACTATGCAGCTCTGGCGCTTGATGACAGGTTGCATTTCGCGGCTTCAGAAAAAGCAGGGCTGCAACTCGAAAATGAACGGACAAAGCTCAAGCTCATTCTCGACCTAAATAACAGCGTTGTGTCTAACCTAGAACTGAAACAATTGATCCGGGCGATATCCCCCAGTATTCGCAATGTCATGCAGTTGGATGCTGTCGCCTTGATGCTGCCGACAAGCGACAACGGATGCCTGGAAGTTTACGCGTTGGACTTTCCAGACAGCAAAGGGACGATTCGGCCCGGAGTTATGGTTTCACCCGATGGTCTTCCGGGACAGGTCTTTCGTAGTGGGAAGCTTTGGGTTGGTGACATAAGTGAGGAACGTACCAAGACTGACGATCGGAAGCTGACTTCGCAGGAGGGATTTCAAGCGACATGCTTCCTACCCCTAGTCCGCTCCAGCCGTGCGCTCGGCGTCCTTTCCGTAGCCAGACTTCGCAAGGACTCATTCACTGAGCAGGATGTGGACTTTCTACTTCAGATCGCCGGACAAGTTGCAATCGCGATCGACAATGCGCTCGCTTATCACAAGATCTCGGAACTCTCCGACAAACTCGCGCAGGAAAAGCTCTATCTGGAGGATGAGATCCGCAGTGAGCTTAACTTTGAGGAAATTGTAGGTAACAGCACGATCCTCCGGAAAGTTCTGCGTCAGGTCGAGGCGGTAGCCCCAACCGACTCCACTGTGCTGATCTATGGCGAAACGGGAAGCGGAAAAGAACTGATCGCACGTGCCGTGCACAAATTAAGCATGCGCAAGTCTCATGCCTTCGTGAAGCTCAACTGCGCAGCCATTCCAACAGGCCTACTGGAAAGTGAGCTCTTTGGTCATGAGAAAGGTGCTTTTACCGGGGCGATTGCACAGCGAATTGGGCGCTTCGAACTAGCCTCACAGGGTACGATATTTCTCGATGAAGTCGGAGAGATACCGTTGGATTTGCAACCCAAACTGTTACGTGTCCTGCAGGAAAGAGAGTTTGAGCGGCTGGGCAGCTCTCGCACAGTCCACACGAATGCTCGGCTCATTGCTGCAACGAATCGCGATTTGAATGCGATGGTTGATAATCAAAGGTTCCGCTCTGACTTGTTTTACAGGTTAAATGTTTTTCCCATCTACGTACCTCCACTCCGCGAACGGACCGAAGATATTCCCTTCCTCGTCAGACATTTCGCTCAGCATTTTGATCGCTTGATGAAGCGCCAGATCGAAACAATCTCATCCGAGACGATGAATGCTCTTGTCCGCTATCCGTGGCCGGGGAATATTCGTGAGCTGCAGAATGTCATAGAGCGAGCTGTGATTTTGTCGTCAGGAAAAGAACTTAAGGTACCTATTGCGGATCTAAAGCCAAGATCCGGGGATAGTGGCGGGAGCAATGGCATGATGACTCTGGAAGAAATGGAAAGGCGACATATTCTGTATGTTCTCAATCAAACAAACTGGGTTTTTTCCGGCCCAAACGGCGCAGCTGCCAAGCTAGGGATGAAGCGGCCCACCCTCCAGTTCCGAATGCGAAAGCTCGGAATCTCACGTCCGTCTCGCCAGTAG
- a CDS encoding efflux RND transporter periplasmic adaptor subunit, with protein sequence MKLAISVLSIATVLTGCSSKPAQQAGAGAGPQAMPVQTVTVEPQPVARGDEYVSTIKSRRSATITPQVAGNLVKIEARSGDHVKAGQLLMVIDPLKQQATVDSQRSTEKQKQAVYEYNQVEVERQRKLYAAGVTSRDTLDQAEQAYKNSKADYESAVASRATQESELAYYSIRAPFDGIVGDIPVHLGDYVSSSTLLTTVDENRDLEAYIYIPTERASQVHIGLPVDILDNSGKQVERTTINFISPQVDDQLQGILAKAPVHSPLLRTEQLVKAKVIWSTAPAPTVPVLAVTRLGGQTFVYVAQSDNGKFVAKQRAVTLGDTIGNNYAVEAGLKNGDKVIVSGTQFLVDGVPVQPLG encoded by the coding sequence TTGAAACTCGCGATTAGCGTTTTATCGATTGCAACAGTTCTGACCGGATGCAGCAGTAAGCCGGCGCAACAGGCGGGCGCCGGAGCAGGCCCTCAGGCTATGCCCGTACAAACCGTAACTGTTGAACCGCAGCCGGTGGCGCGCGGCGACGAGTACGTATCCACTATCAAATCGCGTCGCTCGGCGACGATCACGCCGCAGGTAGCGGGCAATCTGGTCAAAATCGAAGCGCGCTCTGGCGATCACGTAAAGGCTGGCCAACTGCTCATGGTGATCGATCCGCTGAAACAGCAAGCGACGGTGGATTCGCAGAGATCGACCGAAAAGCAAAAGCAGGCTGTTTACGAGTACAACCAGGTAGAAGTTGAGCGTCAGCGTAAGCTCTACGCTGCCGGAGTCACCAGCCGCGACACGCTTGATCAGGCCGAGCAGGCATATAAGAACTCCAAGGCCGACTATGAATCAGCTGTAGCATCGCGCGCAACTCAGGAAAGTGAGCTGGCCTATTACAGCATTCGTGCACCTTTTGATGGAATCGTCGGCGATATCCCGGTTCACCTCGGCGACTATGTTTCGTCTTCAACCTTGTTGACGACGGTGGATGAAAATCGCGATCTCGAGGCCTATATCTATATCCCCACAGAGCGGGCAAGCCAGGTTCACATAGGTTTGCCGGTCGACATTCTCGATAACAGCGGAAAACAGGTCGAGCGCACGACGATCAACTTCATTTCTCCGCAGGTAGATGATCAGCTGCAGGGAATCTTGGCGAAAGCACCGGTACATTCGCCGCTGCTGCGCACGGAGCAGCTGGTAAAAGCGAAGGTAATTTGGTCGACTGCTCCCGCGCCGACAGTGCCGGTACTCGCTGTTACTCGATTGGGTGGGCAAACATTTGTGTACGTAGCGCAAAGCGACAATGGTAAGTTTGTCGCGAAACAGAGAGCAGTAACGCTTGGCGACACGATTGGCAACAACTACGCTGTTGAAGCCGGCCTTAAGAACGGAGATAAGGTGATTGTTTCCGGCACGCAGTTTCTGGTCGATGGCGTTCCAGTGCAGCCATTGGGGTAA
- a CDS encoding efflux RND transporter permease subunit has protein sequence MVDFFIHRPVFATVCALLIILAGAAVIPTLPISLYPELAPPEVDVTSNYVGANAQVVESAVTIPLEQQINGVEGMHYMTSTSSNDGTSSIRVFFTTGYNKDIAAVDVQNRVSTAQGRLPQEIKNTGITISKANSNFVFAAGFFSPDGSVSNQYISNYLDVYVKDPLKRIKGVGDVVIFGERKYAMRIWLDPARLAARNLTATDVINAIQEQNIEIPSGQLGRPPAPSDQNFQITLRVIGRFSDPKEFEGIILKNTPNGIVQLKDVGHAELGAETYDTNLEYSGHEAIGVGVQQLSDANALDVDKAAKAQLAELAKAFPPGIKYVVAFDTTTVVGDSIKEVISTLEEAVVIVIAVIFLFLLDWRATVIPAITIPVSLIGTFAFIKAFGFSINSLTMFGIILATGLVVDDAIVVIENVQRHIALEHCDPHKATSDAMKEVTSAVIATSLVLISVFVPVSFFPGTTGILYKQFAMTIAFAIAISAFNALTLSPALAALFLRGEEEKYKLLDWTRIKFLSRGYAAFARGVESFILWMGRAYAKIIHVALRLRYLLLLIFFGGLATTVFMYTHVPTGFIPQEDQNYLICVVQTPPGASLNYTTELSHRAEQVILQDPDVFGTFAVPGFSLSGGSAPNYGLIFVPLKPIDSRRGKGHGAGEIVQRLSPKMFGVPGGLIVMFEPPAVQGIGSFGGFEFQLQDLGRNTLQDLATVAQKMVAASKQRKDLANLYSSYTANDPQLLIQIDREKAKAMGVPISEVTNALGVYMGSEYINDFDFNNRSYRVYIQADQPFRMKQSDLRQYYVRISSGGMVPLDNLVKVSDTAGPQVIYHFNLFRSAEIDGSAAPGYSSNQGLKAMEDLFQQNKLQGMSYTWSGLALEEVESQGKAIIIFGLGIIVVYLTLSAQYESFALPFIILLSVPMAVLGALELVSLRGFSNDVYVQIGLLMLIGLAAKNAILIVEFAEQLREHGRSIADAAIEAAELRLRPILMTSIAFILGVLPLYFATGAGAKGRNSVGTAIVGGMVVSTFLNLLFIPVLYVILSTLLSKFKRTRRKAEDCLEVEQEALSS, from the coding sequence GTGGTAGATTTCTTCATTCACCGTCCCGTATTCGCGACGGTTTGCGCGCTGCTGATTATTCTTGCGGGTGCAGCCGTCATTCCAACATTGCCGATTTCGCTTTATCCAGAGTTGGCTCCGCCGGAGGTTGACGTCACGAGCAATTACGTTGGCGCCAACGCGCAGGTGGTTGAGTCGGCAGTTACGATTCCGCTGGAGCAGCAGATCAACGGCGTTGAGGGCATGCACTACATGACTTCAACCAGTTCGAATGACGGCACCAGCAGCATCAGGGTTTTCTTCACTACTGGATACAACAAGGACATCGCGGCGGTCGACGTGCAAAACCGCGTGTCTACTGCGCAAGGCCGCCTGCCCCAGGAAATCAAGAATACCGGCATCACAATTTCAAAGGCGAACTCAAACTTCGTTTTTGCAGCTGGTTTCTTTTCGCCAGACGGGAGTGTTTCGAATCAGTACATCTCCAATTATCTTGATGTTTATGTAAAGGACCCGCTGAAGAGAATCAAAGGCGTTGGCGATGTGGTGATCTTCGGTGAGCGCAAATATGCAATGCGCATCTGGCTCGATCCCGCAAGGCTGGCGGCGCGCAATCTGACTGCGACAGATGTCATTAATGCCATTCAGGAGCAAAACATTGAAATTCCTTCCGGGCAGCTTGGCCGTCCTCCTGCGCCCAGCGATCAGAATTTCCAAATCACTCTACGCGTTATTGGGCGATTTTCTGATCCGAAGGAGTTTGAAGGAATCATCCTCAAAAACACGCCAAACGGCATCGTCCAGCTAAAAGATGTCGGTCATGCCGAGCTAGGCGCGGAAACCTACGACACAAACCTGGAATACAGCGGGCACGAAGCCATTGGCGTTGGTGTGCAGCAGCTGTCAGATGCGAATGCGCTAGATGTAGATAAAGCTGCGAAGGCACAGCTGGCAGAACTGGCGAAGGCGTTCCCGCCGGGAATCAAATACGTTGTCGCCTTTGATACAACGACGGTCGTCGGTGATTCGATTAAGGAAGTCATCTCGACGCTGGAAGAAGCGGTTGTGATTGTTATCGCAGTCATCTTCCTCTTCCTGCTCGACTGGCGCGCGACAGTCATCCCGGCGATTACGATTCCTGTATCGCTGATCGGAACGTTCGCCTTCATCAAGGCATTCGGCTTTTCCATCAACTCGCTGACGATGTTCGGCATCATTCTTGCGACGGGCCTTGTGGTGGACGACGCCATCGTGGTGATTGAAAACGTGCAGCGTCACATTGCGTTGGAACATTGCGATCCGCACAAAGCGACATCAGACGCAATGAAGGAAGTGACGAGCGCGGTCATCGCAACATCGCTTGTGTTGATCTCAGTGTTTGTGCCGGTGTCATTCTTCCCCGGAACAACAGGCATTCTGTACAAGCAGTTTGCGATGACGATTGCATTCGCGATCGCCATCTCCGCATTTAACGCGTTGACGCTTTCTCCCGCGCTTGCGGCGCTCTTTCTTCGCGGCGAAGAAGAGAAGTACAAGCTACTGGATTGGACGCGCATCAAATTTCTTTCCCGCGGATACGCAGCGTTCGCGCGCGGCGTAGAGTCCTTTATCCTTTGGATGGGCCGCGCATATGCGAAGATCATTCATGTTGCGTTGCGGTTGCGCTATCTGTTGCTGCTGATCTTCTTCGGTGGCTTGGCCACAACGGTTTTCATGTACACGCATGTGCCTACGGGATTCATCCCGCAGGAAGATCAGAACTATCTGATCTGCGTGGTGCAAACGCCCCCGGGAGCTTCGCTGAATTACACAACCGAGCTTTCACACCGGGCAGAACAGGTGATTTTGCAGGACCCTGACGTGTTTGGAACCTTTGCCGTTCCTGGCTTCAGCTTGTCGGGTGGCAGTGCTCCGAATTACGGATTGATCTTCGTTCCGTTGAAGCCAATTGACTCGCGGCGTGGCAAAGGCCATGGCGCAGGAGAAATTGTCCAACGCCTGTCGCCGAAGATGTTTGGGGTTCCAGGCGGTTTGATTGTGATGTTTGAGCCTCCGGCAGTGCAGGGCATCGGCAGCTTTGGCGGTTTCGAGTTCCAGTTACAGGATCTGGGCCGGAACACGCTGCAAGATCTGGCCACTGTGGCGCAAAAGATGGTGGCGGCCAGCAAGCAGCGTAAAGACCTGGCCAATCTCTACAGCAGTTATACGGCGAATGACCCGCAACTGCTGATCCAGATCGACCGCGAGAAAGCCAAGGCGATGGGCGTGCCTATCAGCGAGGTGACCAATGCCCTGGGTGTTTACATGGGGTCGGAGTACATTAATGACTTCGACTTCAATAATCGCTCCTATCGGGTCTACATTCAGGCAGACCAGCCTTTCCGCATGAAACAGAGCGACCTGCGCCAGTACTATGTGCGCATCAGCAGTGGCGGCATGGTTCCGCTGGACAATCTGGTGAAAGTCAGCGATACGGCTGGACCGCAGGTGATCTATCACTTCAACCTGTTCCGGTCAGCAGAAATTGATGGCTCCGCTGCCCCGGGATACAGTTCAAACCAGGGCCTCAAGGCGATGGAAGATCTCTTTCAGCAGAACAAGCTGCAGGGAATGTCCTACACATGGAGCGGTCTCGCACTGGAAGAGGTCGAGTCACAAGGTAAGGCAATCATCATCTTCGGGCTCGGAATCATCGTCGTGTATCTAACACTGTCTGCTCAATACGAGAGCTTCGCACTGCCGTTCATTATTCTGCTTTCGGTGCCGATGGCGGTGCTGGGCGCCCTCGAACTTGTCTCGCTTCGTGGTTTCTCGAATGACGTCTATGTGCAGATTGGTCTGCTGATGCTGATTGGCCTTGCTGCCAAAAACGCCATTCTGATCGTTGAGTTCGCGGAGCAGCTGCGCGAGCATGGGCGATCAATAGCTGATGCTGCAATTGAGGCTGCGGAGCTACGCCTGCGGCCGATTCTAATGACGTCAATTGCGTTCATCCTTGGTGTGCTGCCGCTGTACTTTGCAACAGGTGCGGGCGCGAAAGGAAGAAACTCAGTTGGCACTGCAATTGTCGGAGGCATGGTAGTATCGACCTTCCTGAACCTCCTGTTCATACCTGTGTTGTATGTCATCCTGAGCACATTGCTAAGCAAGTTCAAACGCACGCGCCGCAAGGCTGAAGATTGTCTTGAGGTGGAACAAGAAGCACTCTCTTCATAA